The following DNA comes from Sphingopyxis sp. BSN-002.
CGTACCCGTGTTGCTTATCATGGAACAGGCCTTTCTCGGCACGCACAGCTTCGATGAGTTCGTCGCGCGGACGGGCCTTGCGCGCTCGGTGGTCAACGGCCGCCTCAAGAAGCTGGTCGAGGAGGATTGCTTCGCCAAGAAGCCCAAGCAGGGCGGGCGCGGCTTTCACTATGTGCTGACGCAAAAGGGCCGCGACCAGTTTCCCAACGCGCTGATGATGCTGCGCTGGCAGCACAAATGGGAGGCGGCAAGCCGCGACTTTCAGGTCCGGTTGCACCATGCGACGTGCGGGCACGCGACCGAGCCGGTGCCGTCGTGCGGGCATTGCCACAAGGAAATCGACCCGCGCGAGGTATCGTGGCGCGAAGGACCGGGGCTGGTGCAGGTCACGCCGGCCTATGAGCGCCGACGCTTCTGCGGCGAGGTCGGCGCGCGGCGGCCGGGCGGACGGCCGCTGGTCGATACGATGATCGAGCTGTTTGGCGACCGCTGGGCAACGCTCGTCGTCCGCGCGATGTTCACCCGCATCAACCGCTTCGACGACATCCAGCGCGACACGCTGATGGCGACGAACATCCTGACCGGCCGGCTCGAGCGGCTGGTGCGGCAGGGGATTTTGAAGACCGTGCCCTATTCGACGCATTCGGATCGCGTGGAATACCGGCTGACGGAAAAGGGACGCGATCTCTATCCGGTGCTGCTCGCGCTGCTGCAATGGGGTGACCGCTGGTTCTCCGATGAGCGCGGCCCGCCGGTTCTGCTGACGCATGACCCGTGCGGGCACGACCTCCATATGGTCGTCGCGTGCAGCCATTGCGGCGACGAACTGCAACTTGCGAACAGCGGCTTCACGATCGAGGAGGCCGTGGCCGAAGCCTAGGACATGATGCGTCCTTCGTCGCGCCCCGGCATCGGCGCGAGCATCGGAAGAATCACCGCCGACAGCGTCAGCCACGCTGCAGCCGTCAGGATGGCTGTCGCCAGTGTCCACAGGTCGGCCACCGTGCCGAACAGCCACGCCCCCACCGCCATCGCGCCGAAGGTGACCGCCTGATAGATCGCCATGCAGCGCCCGAGAATCGCCTCCGGCGAGCGCAATTGCATCGCGACGTTGAGCGTCGTCAGCGTCGATACCCAGGCCATGCCGGCCACGAAGGCGGCCGCGAGGATCGCCGGCAAATGCTGGGTGAGGGCAACCGGGAGCATGGCCGCAGCATAGACCAGCGAGGACGCGCTCACGATCCGGTCGCTGCCCCAGCGGCGACGCAGATTGCCGACGAACAGGGCGGCGATGATCGATCCGATGCCGAAGGCGGCGAGGCAGAGGCCATAGATCGTCTCGGTTCCATGCAGCCGGTCGCGCACGAGCGAAGGGAGCAGCGCCTGGAAAGCGATGGCGGGGACGCCGAACACAAAGCCCCGGATCAGGATGCGCCGGACGGGATCGGACTGGTAGCAGAAGCGGATGCCCGTCGCGATCGCCGCGAGCATCGGCGTGCGCTTCGGCGGATCGACCTCGGGATGCCAGCGCAACAGTACCACGATGAGCGCCAGATAGGAGACCGCATTGAGCGCGAAAGCGGGTGCGGGGCCGGTGATCGAGATCAGCAGGCCGCCGAGTGCCGGGCCGGCGCTGCGCGCGAGGTTGAAGGCGATACTGTTGAGCGCGATCGCCTGTGGCAGATCCCTGGGCCCTACCTGCAGTCGCACCGAAGCCTGCCATGCGGGGCCGTTGAGCGCGGTGCCCGCGCCGACCGCCAGCGTGAAGAACAGCAGGAGAAACGGCGTGATCGCACCCGCATAGGTCGTCACGGTAAGAGCCGCCGAGACGAGCAGCATTCCCGTCTGCGCGGCCAGCATCACCCGCCGCCGGTCGTAATTGTCGGCGATCGCGCCCGCGAAGACGCCGAGCAGCAGGATCGGGATCGTCGCGCCCGCCTGCACCAGCGCGATCAGCAAATGCGATTTGGTGAGCTCGGTCATCAGCCACGCCGCGCCGACCGACTGGATCATCGACCCCATGTTCGACGCGAGGTTCGCGATCCAGATCGCCCGGAAGGCAGGATATCGGAAGGGGGCGAGCGCGGAGGGCGGGCAGGGCGTGTCGGGACTCACACCGTCTCGCCTAGACCTGCGCCGCCTCCCCGGCAAGCCGCCCTATTCGGTCAGCTCGAAACCGGCCTCCGACCCTTCGGTCGACGACGGTCCTACCCACAGCGTGAAGGCACCGGGCTCGCTACCCCAGCTCATGTCGGCTCGGGTAAAGGCCAGGTCGGCGTCGCTCAGCGTGAAGCGCACCGTCCTGGTTTCGCCCTTCCTGAGCGCGATCTTCTCGAAGCCTTTCAGCTCCTTGACCGGACGCGTGACCGATCCGGTGATATCGCGAACGTAAAGCTGCACGACCTCCTCGCCGTCGCGGGCGCCGCTGTTCGTTACCGTCACGCTCGCCGTCAGCTTCTCGCCCGGGCGGATCGCCGTCTTGTCGAGGGTCACCGGCGAATAGGTGAAGCTGGTATAGCTGAGGCCATAGCCGAAGGGATAAAGCGGCGTGTTCGGCGTATCGAGATAGCGCGAAACATATTTGGCGTTCGGGTCCTTCGGATTGATCGGCCGCCCGGTGTTCTTCATGTCGTAATAGATCGGCACCTGCCCGACGTTGCGCGGGAAGGTGACGGGCAGCTTCGCCGACGGATTATAATCGCCGTAGAGCACATCGGCGATCGCATGGCCGCCCATCGTGCCCGGATACCAGGCCTCAAGGATCGCATCGACGTTCGCGTCGGCCCAGTCGATGCTGTTCGGACGCCCGCTCATCAGTACGAGGATGACCGGTTTTCCTGTCTTCTTCAGCTCTTCGAGCAGCGCCTGCTGGTTGCCCGGCAGGTCGAGCGAGGTGCGGCTCGCCGCCTCGCCGGTCATGTCCCACTTCTCGCCCATCGCCGCGATGATGACATCCGATTTCTGCGCGAGCGCGAGCGCTTCGGCGAAGCCGTCGCTCTTGCCCGCATCGTCGAAGCCATAGCCGGCGCCGCGTGCATAGGCGACGCTGGTGCCCTTCGGCGCGCGCGCCTGCAGCCCCTCGAGCAACGTCACCGGGCGCGTCTTGCGGTCGCCAGCTGCCGCCCAGCTGCCGATCATGTCCTCCTTGCTGTTGCCGAGAGGGCCGATGACCGCGATCGACTTCGCGGTCGCGGCGAGGGGGAGGGCGTTGTCCTTGTTCTTCAAAAGGACGATCGACTTGCGCGCAACGTCGCGCGCGGCTTCGAGAAATTCGGGCTTGTAGACTGTCGCCTTTTCACGCGCCTCGTCGGAGTAGCGGTACGGGTCCTCGAACAGCCCGCGGCGATACTTCATCTCGAGGATCGATTTCACCGCCTCGTCGACGCGCGCGGCGGAAACCTTGCCCTCAGCGACCGATTTGGCGAGATATTCCATATAGACCGCGCCCTGCAGGTCCATGTCGACCCCGGCGTTGATCGCCTGCTCACCCGCCTGCTTGAGGTCGCGCGAATAACCATGCGGGACCATTTCGTTGATCGACGTGTAATCGGTTACGACGAAGCCCTTGAAGCCCCACTGCTTCCGCAGGATGTCGGTCAGCAGATAATGGCTGCCCGAGGCGGGGATGCCGTCATATTCGTTGAACGACGTCATGAAGGTCGCGGCACCCGCGTCGGCGGCGGCCTTGAACGGCGGCAGGTAGACGTCGCGTAGCGTGCGTTCGGAGATATCGACGGTATGATAGTCCCGCCCGGCCTGCGCGGCGCCATAGGCCGCGAAATGCTTCGCGGTCGCGAGCACGGTGTCGACGCGCTTCAGATCGTCGCCCTGGAAGCCGCGCACGCGCGCCCTGGCGATCTGGCTGCCGAGATAGACGTCTTCGCCTGAACCCTCCGACATGCGCCCCCACCGCGGGTCGCGTGCCACGTCGACCATCGGCGCGAAAGTCCAGTGAATGCCCTCGGCCGCAGCCTCGGTCGCCGAAACTCTTGCCGACTTTTCAATGGCTTTCATATCCCAGCTAGCTGATTCGCCAAGCGAAATGGGAAAGATGGTGCGATGGCCGTGGACGACGTCATAGCCGAAGAGAAGCGGAATCTTGAGCCGGGTTTCCTCGACCGCGAGGCGTTGCAGTTCGCGCGTATATCTGGCGGTAAAGGCGTTGAAGATCGATCCGATGCGCCCCTTGCGGATGTCGTCCTGATAGCCCTTGCGCATCGTCGGACCGGTCGAATCCCAGTCGCTCGTCAGCAGCGACAACTGGCCGATCTTTTCTTCCAGCGTCATCTTCGCCATCAGGTCAGCGATGAACCTTTCCATCACCGGATCGGGTTTCATCCAGCCGGTCGAGTCGACTTCCGGCGCGGGCTGTTCGACACGCGGTGCCGGTTTGGCGTCGAGCGGGGCGGGGGAGAGCTGTCCTGCGACCATCAGCGTAGCAAGCGTCAGACAGGCAAGATTGCGCGATTTCGGCGGCATGATTCGTCCTTCCCCATTGGGTCTCTCTTTGGTTGTGGCGCACGGATTGGCTGAAACAAGCCATTTCCGGCTGGCCCCCGGTTCTGTCCGCCTGTGTCGCTTCCCTCTATACAGCTATCGTGAAACCGGTTACAAATCAAATCAACAAGAACACGGGTTCCCCGCGATTCGGCGCCGTACCGGTAAGAAAACCGGACGAAGTGGCGAAAAATCGGGGGAAATCGGGGCCGTTTACCAGGGAGGATGCCGTGAAGTCACACCGTCAGATTCAATCCAATGCCGCGCGCCGGTCGCATGTCCGGATGCTTGCCGCGGCGCTTGCCTATAGCAGCGCCGGTGCGGCGCTTGCGCTCGGTATGGCGGCACCTGCGCACGCCCAGGTTGCCGGCGCGTCGCTACGCGGCAATGTGAAGGCCGAAGGCGGCGTGTCGCAGGTCACGGCGATCAACACCGAGACCGGCCTGACCCGCAGTGTCACGGTGACGGAGAACGGCAGCTATAATTTCGCGTCGCTGCCGGCCGGCACCTACCGGCTCGAGCTGACGACCCCGAACGGCGTCCGCCGCACCGACAATTTCTCGCTGAACGTCGCGCAGAATGCCGTTCTCGATTTCGATTTCTCGGAGCCCGAGATTGCGACGGGGCAGGGTGACGATGCGATCATCGTCACCGGCAGCCGCATCCGCTCGATGGAAGGCGGCGAGGTCGGCACGAACATCTCGCAGCGCCTGATCGAAGTCTTGCCGCAGAACAACCGCAACTTCCTTGCCTTCGCCGACCTCGCGCCGGGCGTCCAGTTCATCACCAACGGCAGCGACCAGTCGCGCCTGCAGGGCGGCGCGCAGGGCAGCAATGCGGTCAATATCTTCATCGATGGCGTCGGCCAGAAGGACTATGTCCTGAAGAACGGTATCACCGGGCAGGATTCGACGCAGGGCAACCCGTTCCCGCAGCTAGCGATCGGCGAGTATCGCGTCATCAGCTCGAACTATAAGGCCGAATACGACCAGGTCAGCTCGGTCGCGATCACCGCGATCACCAAGTCGGGTACGAACGAATTCCATGGCGAAGGCTTCATCGACTTCACCAACCAGGATCTGCGCGACCGCCGCCCGAGCGAGAATTTCCCGCGCTACATCCCGAAGGTCCGCACCCGCGACATCCAGTTCGGCGGCGCGATCGGCGGCCCGATCATCAAGGACGTGCTGCACTTCTTCGCGACCTATGAAGGCAAGCGCCGCACCAATCCGCGCGACGTGACGCCGGGTCTCGAGCTGCCGGTCAGCTATTTCCCGAGCGAGTATCAGCAATATTTCGGCTCGGCGAGCGAGACGTTCAACGAGAATCTCTATTTCGGGAAGCTCAACTTCACCCCGACCTCGAAGGACCTGTTCGAATTCTCGGTCAAATATCGCGACGAGAGCGGCGAACAGTTCAACAGCGGTATCGCCGCCTATGAGACGCGCACGATCGCAAAGGTCGAGGAATGGCGCGGTCTTGCGCGCTGGGAGCATACCGGCGACACATGGGTCAACGACTTCAAGGTCGCCTATGAGGATGTGACCTGGGGTCCGCGCCCGCTCAACTTCGGCAATGTGTCGATCTTCAACGCCACGGTTCCGAACCCGCCGCCGGCGACGACGAGCCGCCGCGGCGACATCCTGCGCATCGGCGCGGGCAGCAACTTCCAGGACAAGGGCCAGAAGGGCTGGCAGGTCTCCGACGACTTCACCTGGACTGGCATGGAGAACCACACGTTCAAGGTCGGCGTGAAGGCGAAGTGGATCAAGCTGAACACCAACACGCAGAACGGCGTGAACCCGGTCTTCACCTATAACGTCAATTACAACCCCAACGGCGGCACGTTCAACGACGACATCCCATACCGCATGGTGTTCAGCGCGCCCGTCGCGGGCGGCGATCCGAACATCACGTCGAACAACTTCCAGTTCGGTATCTATGCGCAGGACGACTGGGAGGTGAACGACCGCCTGACGCTCAACCTCGGCGTGCGCTGGGATTACGAGCGGACCCCGGCCTTCCTGAACTATGTCCACGACCCGGCGATCGCCGAATTCGTCGCCGGCCGCGCGCCGTACACGGCGCCGAACGGCACCGTGACCCCCGCCTATCAGAACCTCGTCAACGCCGATTACGACATCGACGATTATATCTCGACGGGCAGCGAGCGTAAGGCATTCAAGGGCGCTTGGCAGCCGCGTCTCGGCTTCACCTATGCACTCGATGAAGAGAAGCGCTTCGCGATCTTCGGTGGCTACGGCCGTTCGTACGACCGGACGCAGTTCGACTTCATCCAGCAGGAACTGTCGCAGGGCCTGTTCGCGACGCGGACGTTCAACTTCAACAACCCGGGCGACACGACCAACGTCTGCGCGCCGAGCGCGACCTGTATCGCCTGGGATCCCGCCTATCTGACCCCCGAAGGCCGCGCGGCGCTGATCGCCGGGCTGCCCGTGGGTGCCGGACGCGAGCTGCGCTTCATCAACAACAAGCTGAAGACGCCCTATTCGGACCAGTTCAGCATCGGCGCGCGCGGCCGTTTCGACCTGCTCGATCTGGAAGTCGGCTATAGCTATGTGATCAGCAAGGATGGTTTCGCCTATCTGCTCGGCAACCGTCGGGCGAATGGCACCTTCTTCCCGGCAACTGGCAATCCGGACTCGCCGTTCGGCTTTGCTCCGTCGCCGTTCGGCAGCATCATCATCGGTACCAACGGGATCGAGACGAAGGCGAACACGGCGTATTTCAAGCTGACCAAGCGCTACACCGAATTCTCGCCTTGGAGCCTCGATGCGACCTACACCTTCACCGACGCCAAGGAAAACCGGCAGTTCGGCGAAACCTTCAGCCTCGATTTCCCGAGCATGGACGACTATAACTTCATCACCTCGACGGGCGTGCGCAAGCATCGCTTCGTGATGGCGGGATCGGTCGACATTCCGTACGGAATCACGCTGTCGGGCAAGTTCCAGATGGCCTCGCCGAAATATCTGGCGTCGTTCGTCTTCACGCCGGGCGACCCGCTCAGCCGGGAAGTGATCTCGACGCGGACGAAGGGCAATGGCGACCTCTGGGGCTATCGTCAGATGGATCTGTCGATAACCAAGAATATTCCGCTGAAATTCATCAATGACGACACACGTATCCGTCTGAGGGTTGATATCATCAACCTGTTCAACGACCGCAATTTCAGCGGCTTCAACGCGGTCACCGGGCTTCGTAACCCGAATGACTATGCGATTGATGGTCCGCCGCGGACGATTAAGCTATCGGCCGGTTTCTCTTTCTGACCGGCTGAATAGGACGCCCGGCCACACACCCCTCCCGTTGGCCGGGCGTCTTTCTTTTTGGAGTTTGCAATGTCGTTCCGGATCGGGGCGTTCGCCTTGCCTCTCGTG
Coding sequences within:
- the bglX gene encoding beta-glucosidase BglX, translated to MPPKSRNLACLTLATLMVAGQLSPAPLDAKPAPRVEQPAPEVDSTGWMKPDPVMERFIADLMAKMTLEEKIGQLSLLTSDWDSTGPTMRKGYQDDIRKGRIGSIFNAFTARYTRELQRLAVEETRLKIPLLFGYDVVHGHRTIFPISLGESASWDMKAIEKSARVSATEAAAEGIHWTFAPMVDVARDPRWGRMSEGSGEDVYLGSQIARARVRGFQGDDLKRVDTVLATAKHFAAYGAAQAGRDYHTVDISERTLRDVYLPPFKAAADAGAATFMTSFNEYDGIPASGSHYLLTDILRKQWGFKGFVVTDYTSINEMVPHGYSRDLKQAGEQAINAGVDMDLQGAVYMEYLAKSVAEGKVSAARVDEAVKSILEMKYRRGLFEDPYRYSDEAREKATVYKPEFLEAARDVARKSIVLLKNKDNALPLAATAKSIAVIGPLGNSKEDMIGSWAAAGDRKTRPVTLLEGLQARAPKGTSVAYARGAGYGFDDAGKSDGFAEALALAQKSDVIIAAMGEKWDMTGEAASRTSLDLPGNQQALLEELKKTGKPVILVLMSGRPNSIDWADANVDAILEAWYPGTMGGHAIADVLYGDYNPSAKLPVTFPRNVGQVPIYYDMKNTGRPINPKDPNAKYVSRYLDTPNTPLYPFGYGLSYTSFTYSPVTLDKTAIRPGEKLTASVTVTNSGARDGEEVVQLYVRDITGSVTRPVKELKGFEKIALRKGETRTVRFTLSDADLAFTRADMSWGSEPGAFTLWVGPSSTEGSEAGFELTE
- a CDS encoding MFS transporter, with protein sequence MSPDTPCPPSALAPFRYPAFRAIWIANLASNMGSMIQSVGAAWLMTELTKSHLLIALVQAGATIPILLLGVFAGAIADNYDRRRVMLAAQTGMLLVSAALTVTTYAGAITPFLLLFFTLAVGAGTALNGPAWQASVRLQVGPRDLPQAIALNSIAFNLARSAGPALGGLLISITGPAPAFALNAVSYLALIVVLLRWHPEVDPPKRTPMLAAIATGIRFCYQSDPVRRILIRGFVFGVPAIAFQALLPSLVRDRLHGTETIYGLCLAAFGIGSIIAALFVGNLRRRWGSDRIVSASSLVYAAAMLPVALTQHLPAILAAAFVAGMAWVSTLTTLNVAMQLRSPEAILGRCMAIYQAVTFGAMAVGAWLFGTVADLWTLATAILTAAAWLTLSAVILPMLAPMPGRDEGRIMS
- a CDS encoding TonB-dependent receptor, with protein sequence MKSHRQIQSNAARRSHVRMLAAALAYSSAGAALALGMAAPAHAQVAGASLRGNVKAEGGVSQVTAINTETGLTRSVTVTENGSYNFASLPAGTYRLELTTPNGVRRTDNFSLNVAQNAVLDFDFSEPEIATGQGDDAIIVTGSRIRSMEGGEVGTNISQRLIEVLPQNNRNFLAFADLAPGVQFITNGSDQSRLQGGAQGSNAVNIFIDGVGQKDYVLKNGITGQDSTQGNPFPQLAIGEYRVISSNYKAEYDQVSSVAITAITKSGTNEFHGEGFIDFTNQDLRDRRPSENFPRYIPKVRTRDIQFGGAIGGPIIKDVLHFFATYEGKRRTNPRDVTPGLELPVSYFPSEYQQYFGSASETFNENLYFGKLNFTPTSKDLFEFSVKYRDESGEQFNSGIAAYETRTIAKVEEWRGLARWEHTGDTWVNDFKVAYEDVTWGPRPLNFGNVSIFNATVPNPPPATTSRRGDILRIGAGSNFQDKGQKGWQVSDDFTWTGMENHTFKVGVKAKWIKLNTNTQNGVNPVFTYNVNYNPNGGTFNDDIPYRMVFSAPVAGGDPNITSNNFQFGIYAQDDWEVNDRLTLNLGVRWDYERTPAFLNYVHDPAIAEFVAGRAPYTAPNGTVTPAYQNLVNADYDIDDYISTGSERKAFKGAWQPRLGFTYALDEEKRFAIFGGYGRSYDRTQFDFIQQELSQGLFATRTFNFNNPGDTTNVCAPSATCIAWDPAYLTPEGRAALIAGLPVGAGRELRFINNKLKTPYSDQFSIGARGRFDLLDLEVGYSYVISKDGFAYLLGNRRANGTFFPATGNPDSPFGFAPSPFGSIIIGTNGIETKANTAYFKLTKRYTEFSPWSLDATYTFTDAKENRQFGETFSLDFPSMDDYNFITSTGVRKHRFVMAGSVDIPYGITLSGKFQMASPKYLASFVFTPGDPLSREVISTRTKGNGDLWGYRQMDLSITKNIPLKFINDDTRIRLRVDIINLFNDRNFSGFNAVTGLRNPNDYAIDGPPRTIKLSAGFSF
- a CDS encoding winged helix-turn-helix transcriptional regulator translates to MKHERTIRACSIWRALDVVGDVPVLLIMEQAFLGTHSFDEFVARTGLARSVVNGRLKKLVEEDCFAKKPKQGGRGFHYVLTQKGRDQFPNALMMLRWQHKWEAASRDFQVRLHHATCGHATEPVPSCGHCHKEIDPREVSWREGPGLVQVTPAYERRRFCGEVGARRPGGRPLVDTMIELFGDRWATLVVRAMFTRINRFDDIQRDTLMATNILTGRLERLVRQGILKTVPYSTHSDRVEYRLTEKGRDLYPVLLALLQWGDRWFSDERGPPVLLTHDPCGHDLHMVVACSHCGDELQLANSGFTIEEAVAEA